The genome window TTCTGCGGGCGCTAGAATCATTGGAAATATCCACATTGGAAACAATGTTATAGTAGGTACAAATTCAGTAGTAAACAAAGATGTAGAGGATAATTGCATAGTGGCAGGTGTCCCGGCAAAGGTCATTAGAAGAATTGATGTATCTGTATGGGACTTGTTGAAGAATATATCTTTCCGGGGGGGGGGTAAGTCTTCTACATAGTTTTTTTGTAAGAGACATACATTTTATATTTGCAGATGGCATACGAAAACCTTTTTTGAATACGAGAGGAGGTTTGTGTTATGCGGCTTGATGATTGTTCCTATGAAGCGCTTTATCCAGTAATTGAATTAATGCTAAACGAGGTGAGGGCAATGCGTACCTGCTTTTTACTAACGCATATTCCTAATCCCAGAATAAATAAGCGTATTGCCGTTTTTAAGCATGTTGGTGAAACAAAAGTAATCTGTACAAGAAGATCAAGTCAGAATATTTGGGAACCGATCCAGGATGTCGAACATATTATTTTTGACATTGATTTGCCAAGTGCAAAACATATAATAAAACGGTATGTAGTATCTCAGGATTTCCAGAAGAAGGCACTTGATAAACTAAAAGAAATAATGCCTAATGTCATATATGCTGAAGGTTTGGATTCACTGATAATCGCAGGAAAATATAAAAGAGATCATAACGTCAAAATAATATTTGAAGTCGCTGATCTGAGGGAAAACTATATTGTAAAACCGAAAAAAACAATTGATAGGATAATTACGAATGCTCTTCTGAAAAAAGAAAAGACGGCGTTCGAGAATGTAGACTATCTAGTAGTTACGTCACCCAAATTTTATGACATGCACTATAAAAATATGATACCGGAAGAGAAAATGCTATTTATACCTAATGCTCCTGATACAGAGGTCTTTAGCAACTATAAGAAAAAAGAAGGCGGTGCATTTACAATTGGTTTTATAGGTGGGATAAGATATCTCAAGCAGATGAAGATGCTTGTTGATGTGGCAGATGAAGTTGGATTTAGCGTTCTATTTGCCGGGGCAGGTGGTACATCTTCTGAATACGATGAGATACGAGAATACTGTGAAGGAAGAGAGAATATTATTTTCACTGGAAAATATAATTATGACACTGAGATTGCTGAATTGTATGGAAAGGTAGATTGCGTATTCTCAGTTTATGATGCCGACAATCCAAATGTTAGAATAGCATTGCCTAATAAGTTGTATGAATCGATTATTTGTGAGCTTCCGATAATTGTAGCAAAAGGGACCTATGTATCAGAACTAGTTGAGCAATATGGCGTTGGGGTTTCGGTATCGCACGAGGACAAAAATGATTTAATACAAGTTATGCGTCGCATGAAAGATGATTCGCAGTATCGGCTTATATTTGTTAATAAATGTAAAGAATACAAGGAAAGCCAAAGTAGTTTTGCTACAATGAAGGAACTAGAAAATATAGTATAAGAAAGATAAGGAATTGAAAATGGTAAACAATAATCGTGTCCTTGTGATTAAGCTTTCCCCAGTCAGGGGATTAAACTCATCTATGATGAGGGCTTTAGCGGCAGTGAAGGGACTTGTGGAGAAAGGGTTCAAAGTAGATCTGCTTACGCTTCAGGCAAGCGCATCGCATGTTTTGAGTGAAAAAGAATATGACTTTATGGACAGGGTGAATGTTATTTATGCTAATCCGAACAGAACATATAGTTCTCTTGTAGCCTATTCCAACAATAGTCTAAAGCAAAAAATTGTGAATTTTCTTCGCAAGCTGTATCATACTTTTTCAGTGTTTGACTATTCAACGTCAATTGCTAAGAAAATAAAGATTGATATTCTGCCACAGCGTGAGTATGAATATGTGCTTGCAGTATCAGATCCGAAAACGACACATATTGCAGCACAAAAACTAATCAAACAGGGACTAAAATGTAATAAGCTTATAGAGTACTGGGGTGATCCACTGTATGGAGATATAACACTTAAATCAATCTATCCGGCGTTTGTATATAAAAACATAGAGAAAAGATTTCTTGGCATAGCGGATAAGATAGTATATACTTCCCCGTTTACCTTAAGAGAAGAGCAGAGGCTATATCCGAAGCTAAGAGAAAAGATGATTTTTACTCCTACAGCTTATTTGGAAGAGAGAATCCTTCCCGCAAGAAGTGGAAAATATACAGTGGGGTATTATGGTGCATATCCATCCAATATCAGAAACATAGTTCCTTTATATGATGCGGGTAAGAATATGAAAGAATTGATAGATTTAAAGATTGTAGGCAACTCTGACCTATCATTGAAGAATACGAATAATATTGAAGTTTATCCTCGAGGTGACATTAGTGATTTCGAAGATATAACTGATCTTTTCGTGTGCATTTTAAACAAAAATGGTACGCAAATACCTGGAAAGCTATATCACTATGCGGCATATAATAGACCCATTCTAGTGATTGAGGATGGCGACCACACCGATGAAATGCATGATTTCATTTGTTCATTTAATCGTTATTATACGTGCAAAAATAATTCAGAAGATATAGTAACCTGTATAAAACAAATTATGGGGTCAGATGAGCAGTGGATGCCATTTACCGAAATGAATTCATTGCACGTTATTAGTACTATATTGGAATAATTAAATTATATATATTATTCTGGTTCTGTGAGGGAGAAAATGGAAGTAACGAAGGTTCCACCTAGAGCATTACTGCTAGCTTCATTGTGTTTTATAGTTTCAATTTATATAGGGGTCAGTCAAGTTCCAAATAGCGGTTTGTCGTTGCTATTTTTACTTCCCCTAGTTTTTGCAGTCACAATATTATTCTTCTATCAGGAGTATTCTTATTGTAGGAACAGTTTTGGATTAATTATATTATACGGTTCTGCATTTGTTAGATATATTGTATCTCCTGTACTGATTGTCGTTAGTCAATCTACTGTTTCAACAATCCATGCAAATGATAGCGACTATTTTTATGCAGTGATTGTTGAAGTATTTGAATTACTAATTACGATGATTGTTATAAAATTTGTCTGGCCAAAGCATCTTAGAAAAAAAGAACAAGCTATAATTAATAATCAGTACGACCCCGACTCTATTACTTTTCATCTATCATGGTCTGGTTTTGGGTTTGTAGTTTTGTTGATAGGTCTTGTGGTCATGAGAGGGCATATTGATAATATTTTTTCACATCTCTCCACATGGTTTTATAGAGTTGACAATCATGAAAGTGTGTATGGATACGATATGATGGCGTTTAATATCGTAAAAACGGCGCTGTTTTTAGTTTTAATCTCAGGAATGAAATATCTTTATGACAGGACTTCTCAAAAGAGTATTCCAGTTATTATCGCGCTTGCATTAGGTATTATGAATACAATGCTCTTTGAGTATAGAGAACGTACTGATTTAGCTGTTTTAGTGATTGCGACTTTTTTTGTGTTAAGCTATGCTTTTCCGAAAAGTAAAAAGATGCTTGGAGTTATTTTTGGGGTAGGAGGAGTAGTATTGGTGGCCTTTGTATTTATGGAGGGCACACTGCGCTACGAGGCAGGCTCTTCTTTTTCATCAGTAAATATTTCTGATTATTCTAAGATGGCAGAGCTTTATACTACAGGTCCATCAATTATAGCTAATGCGCATATGAATTATGATGTAATGCGTGAATCTATGTCGTTTATGACTTTTGCAAAGGATGTAGTGAAGAGTTTTGACCCTTTTTCAACACTCCCATTTTTAAGATTTATATTAAATTCTGTTTCCAGTAATCTCAGTTCTGTTGAACTGTATGTTTCTTCAATTCGCGGGCTGGCTTATATAATTCCAAACCATAGTCTCGCTGCTTTATATGTCGGGGATGTATTATGTTGGATTCTTGAACCGGTATTTGTTATTTTAAATGTCAAATTGCTGGGGTGGTTTGAACGAAAAATATATTCAATTAGCGATTTGGCGCAGGTTTACGCAATAATAAGTATTGTGACCATGGTCGCTATGGGAGTTTTTTGTAATAATTTCCAATTGATGCTACATAGTTTCAGTAGTTTGCCTTTATGGCTACTTATGTTCTCATATGTGAATAATATTGGTAACAGGGTTAGACTTTTATAAAAGAATGAAGAGTGGGAAAAATGAATAATATAATGAAGATGCTTTTTAAACTATTGACCAGACTGAAGGAAAAAGGCTTCTTTCATATTTTTGGATCAAGCACTATTAATAAAATAATTGGGTTTGCTAGTACATGGGTTATTGTACGCATTGTAAGCAAGCCAGAGTATGGAGTATATTCTTATGCGCATAATCTCTATTCCTTCTTCCTGATTCTTAGTGGAATGGGGATAATGTCTGCATTTTTGCAACTGGGTAGTGAAACAACGAATGATTCAGAAAAAGAGCGTCTGTATCGCTTTAGTTTGAGGTTTGGTTTAGTCGTCAATATTTTTCTTGCGGTACTTATTATTATTGTTGGTTTGTTTATTCCTATACATTTCGAAGGTGCAGGCAATTTATTTGCACTAATGGCTGGGTTGCCCATCGTAGTCTTGGTAAATGAATTACAACTTACATATTTACGTATTAACACAAGAAATGTAGAGTATTCAACAATAAATACGCTTAACAGTATATTGATATTCATACTGTCTTGTGCTTTGGCTTATTTATTGAAATCACCTGGCTTGGTTCTGGCAGCCTATACTGCACACATTGTTTCTATAGTTATAACGTCAAAAAAGTTTGGTGTGGGAATTAATTTTTCTAATTGTTCGCTTCCACACGAAACAAGAAAAAATCTATTTTCAATTGCTTCAATTTCTATGGTCAATAATGGGCTGAGCAAATTGATGTATCTTTTGGATATTTTTGTTCTAGGCTATTTTGTAATAGATAGTGAGGTAATTGCTTCATATAAGATTGCCACCAATATTCCAACTGCTCTTCAGTTTATTCCACAAGCGGTAATGGTATTTTTGTATCCTTATTTTGCAAGAAACAAGGATAATAAAGAATGGCTTCTCAAAAATTACAGGCATATAATGCTTTTCTGGGGATTGTTTAATCTTGCAGTATCAGTTTTCATGGTAGCTTTTGCCAAACCAATAATTGTGTTGTTTTTTGGAAAACAGTATCTTGATGCTTTAGTGCCTTTCAGAATTCTTAGCTGTAGCTACTTTTTTTCGGCAACTTTTCGATCAATAGCTGGGAATCTATTAATAACACAAAGAAAGCTGAAATTTAATTTATTAGTTTCGATATTTGCTAGTGCAATGAACACTATACTTAACGTATTTATGATTCGCGCATGGGAGTCGATTGGAGCGGCTTTAGCAACACTTATTACGGTAATCGTGTCAGGATTTATTAGCACATCGTATTTAATTTATGTTTTTAGAACGAAAGAAAAGAAGGAGCAAATATGAAGGCTTTAGTACTTGGAAATATTAATTCCAAATGGGTAAAAGAATATATTGAATATGTACTTCTTCCTCTCGGTCATAGCATTACTGTGTTGGGAAATGTACAAAACTGTAAGTATAAAGATTTTTATCTTGGAAATAGCATAACGATAAATAAAGAGGTCAAAGCAAGGGGGATAATAGGGCGAATTCCGTTTTTGCGGGTGATAAGCAGTTCTTCTCGTATTGTAAATAGA of Roseburia hominis contains these proteins:
- a CDS encoding glycosyltransferase, whose amino-acid sequence is MRLDDCSYEALYPVIELMLNEVRAMRTCFLLTHIPNPRINKRIAVFKHVGETKVICTRRSSQNIWEPIQDVEHIIFDIDLPSAKHIIKRYVVSQDFQKKALDKLKEIMPNVIYAEGLDSLIIAGKYKRDHNVKIIFEVADLRENYIVKPKKTIDRIITNALLKKEKTAFENVDYLVVTSPKFYDMHYKNMIPEEKMLFIPNAPDTEVFSNYKKKEGGAFTIGFIGGIRYLKQMKMLVDVADEVGFSVLFAGAGGTSSEYDEIREYCEGRENIIFTGKYNYDTEIAELYGKVDCVFSVYDADNPNVRIALPNKLYESIICELPIIVAKGTYVSELVEQYGVGVSVSHEDKNDLIQVMRRMKDDSQYRLIFVNKCKEYKESQSSFATMKELENIV
- a CDS encoding oligosaccharide flippase family protein, with translation MNNIMKMLFKLLTRLKEKGFFHIFGSSTINKIIGFASTWVIVRIVSKPEYGVYSYAHNLYSFFLILSGMGIMSAFLQLGSETTNDSEKERLYRFSLRFGLVVNIFLAVLIIIVGLFIPIHFEGAGNLFALMAGLPIVVLVNELQLTYLRINTRNVEYSTINTLNSILIFILSCALAYLLKSPGLVLAAYTAHIVSIVITSKKFGVGINFSNCSLPHETRKNLFSIASISMVNNGLSKLMYLLDIFVLGYFVIDSEVIASYKIATNIPTALQFIPQAVMVFLYPYFARNKDNKEWLLKNYRHIMLFWGLFNLAVSVFMVAFAKPIIVLFFGKQYLDALVPFRILSCSYFFSATFRSIAGNLLITQRKLKFNLLVSIFASAMNTILNVFMIRAWESIGAALATLITVIVSGFISTSYLIYVFRTKEKKEQI